The proteins below are encoded in one region of Pseudomonas putida NBRC 14164:
- the glpK gene encoding glycerol kinase GlpK gives MTDTQDKNYIIALDQGTTSSRAIIFDRDANVVGTSQREFAQHYPQAGWVEHDPMEIFATQSATMVEALAQAGISHAQVAAIGITNQRETTVVWDKETGRPVYNAIVWQCRRSTEICAQLKRDGHEDYIRDTTGLVTDPYFSGTKLKWILDNVEGARERAERGELLFGTIDTWLIWKFSGGKVHVTDYTNASRTLMFNIHSLEWDDKLLEILGIPRQMLPEVRSSSEVYGQTKSGIAIAGIAGDQQSALFGQMCVEPGQAKNTYGTGCFLLMNTGEQAVKSSHGLLTTIACGPRGEVAYALEGAVFNGGSTVQWLRDELKIVNDALDTEYFASKVKDSNGVYLVPAFTGLGAPYWDPYARGALFGLTRGVKVDHIIRAALESIAYQTRDVLDAMQQDCGQRLSELRVDGGAVANNFLMQFQADILGTCVERPQMRETTALGAAYLAGLACGFWSGLDELRDKAIIEREFSPQLDETQKEKLYAGWKKAVERTRDWEEHEA, from the coding sequence ATGACAGACACCCAGGACAAGAACTACATCATCGCCCTGGACCAGGGCACCACCAGTTCGCGTGCCATCATTTTCGACCGCGACGCCAATGTGGTGGGCACCTCCCAGCGCGAGTTCGCCCAGCACTATCCGCAGGCGGGCTGGGTCGAGCACGACCCGATGGAAATCTTCGCCACGCAGAGCGCGACCATGGTCGAGGCCTTGGCACAGGCAGGCATCAGCCATGCCCAGGTAGCCGCAATCGGCATCACCAACCAACGCGAAACCACTGTGGTGTGGGACAAGGAAACCGGCCGCCCGGTTTACAATGCCATCGTCTGGCAGTGCCGCCGCAGCACCGAGATCTGCGCCCAGCTCAAGCGCGACGGCCATGAAGACTACATTCGCGACACCACCGGCCTGGTCACCGACCCGTACTTCTCCGGCACCAAGCTGAAGTGGATCCTCGACAACGTCGAGGGCGCCCGCGAACGCGCCGAGCGTGGCGAACTGTTGTTCGGCACCATCGATACCTGGCTGATCTGGAAGTTCTCGGGCGGCAAGGTGCACGTCACCGACTACACCAATGCCTCGCGCACGCTGATGTTCAACATCCATAGCCTGGAGTGGGACGACAAGCTGCTGGAAATCCTCGGCATCCCGCGGCAGATGCTGCCCGAGGTTCGTTCTTCTTCAGAAGTGTACGGCCAGACAAAAAGCGGCATTGCCATTGCTGGCATCGCAGGTGACCAACAGTCGGCACTGTTCGGCCAGATGTGCGTAGAGCCCGGCCAGGCCAAGAACACCTACGGCACCGGCTGCTTCCTGCTGATGAACACCGGCGAGCAGGCAGTAAAATCGTCCCATGGCCTGCTCACCACCATCGCCTGCGGCCCGCGTGGCGAGGTGGCCTATGCGCTGGAAGGCGCGGTGTTCAACGGTGGTTCCACCGTGCAATGGCTGCGTGACGAGCTGAAGATCGTCAACGACGCCCTGGATACCGAATACTTCGCCAGCAAGGTCAAGGACAGCAACGGCGTCTATCTGGTGCCGGCATTCACCGGCCTGGGTGCCCCGTACTGGGACCCGTACGCCCGCGGCGCGCTGTTCGGCCTGACCCGTGGCGTGAAGGTGGACCACATCATCCGCGCCGCGCTGGAGTCGATCGCCTACCAGACCCGCGACGTGCTCGATGCCATGCAGCAGGACTGCGGCCAGCGCCTGTCCGAGTTGCGTGTGGACGGTGGTGCGGTGGCCAACAACTTCCTCATGCAGTTCCAGGCCGACATCCTCGGTACGTGCGTGGAGCGCCCGCAAATGCGCGAAACCACAGCCCTGGGCGCCGCCTACCTGGCCGGCCTGGCTTGCGGCTTCTGGAGCGGCCTGGACGAACTGCGCGACAAGGCAATCATCGAGCGCGAGTTCAGCCCGCAGCTG